The following coding sequences are from one Melospiza melodia melodia isolate bMelMel2 chromosome 2, bMelMel2.pri, whole genome shotgun sequence window:
- the DCUN1D5 gene encoding DCN1-like protein 5, which yields MPVKKKRKSSGAAAADDTGLKKCKLGRSQASGKVISGEEHFSSKKCLAWFYEYAGPDEVVGPEGMEKFCEDIGVEPENIIMLVLAWKLEAESMGFFTKEEWLKGMTSLQCDCTEKLQSKFDFLRSQLNDISSFKNIYRYAFDFAREKDQRSLDIDTAKSMLALLLGRTWPLFSVFYQYLEQSKYRVMNKDQWYNVLEFSRTVHADLSNYDEDGAWPVLLDEFVEWQKVRQAS from the exons ATGCCggtgaagaagaagaggaagtcctcgggggcggcggcggcggacgACACCGGCCTCAAGAAATGTAAACTCGGCAG ATCACAAGCATCTGGTAAAGTAATAAGTGGAGAGGAACATTTTTCAAGCAAAAAGTGCCTGGCTTGGTTTTATGAATATGCAG GTCCTGATGAAGTTGTAGGCCCTGAAGGAATGGAAAAATTCTGTGAAGACATCGGTGTTGAACCTGAAAAT ATTATTATGTTAGTTTTAGCCTGGAAACTAGAGGCTGAAAGCATGGGATTTTTTACCAAGGAAGAATGGTTAAAAGGAATGACCTCATTACA gtgtgACTGTACAGAAAAATTACAGAGTAAATTTGACTTCTTACGGTCACAGTTGAATGACATTTCATCCTTCAAGAATATCTACAGATACGCCTTTGATTTTGCAAGG GAAAAAGACCAGCGAAGTCTTGATATTGATACTGCAAAGTCCATGTTAGCTCTTCTGCTCGGAAGAACTTGGCCACTGTTTTCAGTATTTTATCAATACCTGGAG CAATCGAAGTATAGAGTTATGAACAAGGATCAGTGGTACAATGTACTAGAGTTCAGCAGAACTGTCCATGCAGATCTTAGCAACTACGATGAAGATGGTGCAT GGCCCGTACTTCTGGATGAATTTGTTGAATGGCAGAAAGTTCGTCAAGCGTCATAG